In Actinomycetota bacterium, the DNA window ATCCCGTGGCGCAAGCGAACGCCCCCACCATGACCACGTTGAAGAAAGGCTGCCCGATGACCTCGTATGCTACCTGCAGCGCTGGAACGGTATAGATCTTGAAGCCGGCCGCTATGGGCAGCTCCTCGCCGGGCCGGTTGGTGTTGACCAGCACGGCGCCGCCCGGCTTCAAGCCCTCCATGACGTCCCCGGAATATAGCAGGCCCGGGTCCTGGACGATGAGGTAATCCGGCTCGTATACCTGCTGCCGCAGACTGATGGGTTTGTCGCTGATACGCACGAAGGCGACCACCGGAGCCCCCTGTCTCTCGGCTCCGAAACTGGGAAACGCCTGGGAGCACTTGCCGTCGGCGAAAGCGGCCTGGGCCAGCAACTCGGCGGCGGTGACGTTCCCCATGCCGCCACGGCCATGTACGCGTATTTCCTTCATCGTCCCTCCCTTCACAAAGAGAATTCCCCAGCGGCCCTCCTGATAAACTCCAGCGATT includes these proteins:
- a CDS encoding pyruvate ferredoxin oxidoreductase subunit gamma gives rise to the protein MKEIRVHGRGGMGNVTAAELLAQAAFADGKCSQAFPSFGAERQGAPVVAFVRISDKPISLRQQVYEPDYLIVQDPGLLYSGDVMEGLKPGGAVLVNTNRPGEELPIAAGFKIYTVPALQVAYEVIGQPFFNVVMVGAFACATGLVRLEAVTDAIRERFPGELGEKEAEATRVACERIGECG